The following proteins are co-located in the Vigna angularis cultivar LongXiaoDou No.4 chromosome 2, ASM1680809v1, whole genome shotgun sequence genome:
- the LOC108327002 gene encoding protein trichome birefringence-like 33 produces MQNLMKAPSSSFFPSLLRVKPRSSSYLFTLLAFILFAAIFSGHDFLFIFHPHPKDQTQTLFFSTPRNTTTVTETKREEEGGCDVFQGRWVRDELTRPLYEESDCPYIQPQLTCQEHGRPEKEYQRWRWQPHGCDLPTFNASLMLEKVRGKRMMFVGDSLNRGQYVSLVCLLHHLIPEHAKSMETLGSLTIFRAKEYNATIEFYWAPFLLESNSDNAVIHRVTDRIVRKGSINTHGRHWKGADIIVFNTYLWWITGSKMKILLGSFNDEVKKTVEMSTEDAYRMAMKSMVRWVKLNMDFNKTRVFFTSMSPSHAKSIEWRGESEGNCYNETTPIDDPTYWGSDSKRTIMQVIGEVFGKSKVPITFLNITQLSNYRKDAHTSIYKKQWNPLTSEQLANPASYADCVHWCLPGLQDTWNELLFAKLFFP; encoded by the exons ATGCAAAATTTGATGAAGGCaccttcttcctccttcttccctTCACTTCTGAGAGTGAAGCCTCGCTCTTCTTCTTACCTCTTCACCCTCTTAGCTTTCATTCTCTTCGCTGCGATCTTCTCTGGTCATGactttctcttcatctttcatccACACCCTAAGGATCAAACGCAAACCCTCTTCTTCTCTACACCTC GAAACACGACGACGGTGACAGAAacaaaaagagaggaagaaggagGGTGTGACGTGTTCCAGGGAAGGTGGGTACGCGACGAGTTGACTCGCCCACTGTACGAGGAATCGGATTGTCCCTACATACAGCCCCAGTTAACATGTCAAGAACACGGTCGGCCTGAGAAGGAGTATCAACGATGGCGATGGCAACCTCACGGTTGCGATCTTCCCAC ATTCAATGCAAGTTTAATGCTGGAGAAGGTTCGTGGGAAGAGGATGATGTTTGTTGGAGACTCTCTCAACCGAGGTCAATATGTCTCTTTGGTATGTCTTCTCCATCACCTCATTCCTGAACATGCCAAATCCATGGAAACCCTTGGTTCCCTCACTATCTTTAGAGCCAAG GAATACAATGCCACAATTGAGTTTTACTGGGCACCTTTTCTACTTGAATCAAACTCCGATAATGCTGTGATCCATAGGGTAACTGATAGAATAGTGAGAAAGGGTTCAATCAACACTCATGGTCGTCACTGGAAAGGTGCTGACATTATCGTATTCAACACTTATCTTTGGTGGATTACAGGATCCAAGATGAAGATCTT GCTTGGATCTTTTAATGATGAAGTAAAGAAGACTGTCGAGATGTCAACAGAAGATGCTTATCGTATGGCTATGAAAAGTATGGTTAGATGGGTGAAGTTGAACATGGACTTCAACAAGACAAGAGTATTCTTCACCAGCATGTCACCTTCTCATGCAAA AAGCATAGAGTGGAGAGGAGAATCAGAAGGGAATTGCTACAATGAAACAACACCAATTGATGATCCAACATATTGGGGTTCTGATTCTAAAAGAACCATAATGCAAGTAATTGGAGAAGTGTTTGGAAAATCGAAAGTACCTATAACTTTTCTCAACATTACTCAACTTTCCAACTATCGAAAAGATGCACACACATCAATTTACAAGAAGCAATGGAACCCATTGACATCAGAGCAACTGGCTAACCCTGCTAGCTACGCTGATTGTGTGCATTGGTGTTTGCCAGGACTTCAAGACACTTGGAACGAACTTTTGTTTGCTAAGTTATTTTTTCCTTaa
- the LOC108328507 gene encoding abscisic acid receptor PYL4, with product MPSSLQFERFNPVTDAATTSSAAIANGVNCPKQSQAPPPSAARRLLLPSLPDAVARHHARVAGPDQCCSVVVQAISAPVSAVWAVVRRFDHPQGYKNFVKSCHVITGDGIRVGAVREVRVVSGLPAESSTERLEILDDERHVMSFSVVGGNHRLRNYRSVTTLHASGNGTLVIESYVVDVPQGNTKEETCVFVDTIVRCNLQSLAQIAENSTPISGNRNC from the coding sequence ATGCCTTCTTCCCTTCAGTTCGAAAGGTTCAATCCTGTAACCGACGCCGCAACCACCTCTTCCGCTGCAATCGCCAACGGCGTAAACTGCCCCAAACAGTCTCAAGCTCCACCTCCCTCCGCCGCGCGTCGTCTCCTGCTGCCCTCTCTCCCCGACGCGGTGGCGCGGCACCACGCGCGCGTGGCGGGGCCCGACCAGTGCTGCTCCGTGGTGGTCCAAGCTATCAGCGCCCCCGTCTCCGCCGTGTGGGCGGTGGTGCGGCGCTTCGACCATCCGCAAGGCTACAAGAACTTCGTGAAGAGCTGCCACGTCATCACCGGCGACGGCATTCGTGTGGGCGCCGTCCGCGAGGTGAGGGTGGTGTCGGGGCTCCCCGCGGAGTCGAGCACAGAGCGTCTGGAGATCCTGGACGACGAGCGCCACGTCATGAGCTTCAGCGTGGTCGGCGGCAACCACCGGCTGAGAAATTACAGGTCGGTGACGACGCTTCACGCTAGCGGGAACGGGACGCTTGTTATCGAGTCGTATGTGGTGGACGTACCGCAGGGTAACACTAAGGAGGAAACGTGCGTGTTCGTGGACACCATTGTACGTTGCAACTTGCAGTCGCTGGCTCAGATCGCTGAAAATAGCACCCCAATCTCTGGAAACCGAAACTGTTGA
- the LOC108327653 gene encoding LOW QUALITY PROTEIN: cation/H(+) antiporter 15 (The sequence of the model RefSeq protein was modified relative to this genomic sequence to represent the inferred CDS: inserted 1 base in 1 codon; substituted 1 base at 1 genomic stop codon), whose protein sequence is MENPKPGNETFYWDSEGEWHVCVRNNRNLGSYGVFIEDHPFGFVLPASTNTQIHLQPSRKLQRFSLKMSRNVNNQVFVFLXLWFSCVIDYEMCXGGIVLGPTFLGRSKAYRSALFPERQATVLMFACVLGAIYFLFLVSLKMDVLMTVRAAKSTWRLGVIPVFVSFIALNTLLSVFYAPKISPTYIDVSRISISFAMALSNFPVISDALIELNLIATELGQISLSSSIINDNLQWVLIIVHSFVDEADLKDSINLLGKWSLFLCFIYFVLRPTMKLIVRITPVGKPVKETYVVFILLTVLLVSVMGDVMGVSGLMGPLLFGLVIPSGPPLGTTLVEKCEILITQFMLPFFFMYVGMMTDLSALRDWRLFLTLQSVFIVGDLAKLVACILVSLTYNIKPRYGTLLGLTLNIKGLTQLIGFTRLKKYKLLDEETFSQLVFCVVVITMIVTPLISLLYKHRPRVLQTASLYEGRVRSIQSIPRDAEFRIICCVHNEENVRCATAFIEVCNPVLESPICLYAIHLIELLGKSAPILIPINYRLKSLSVNYPNTNHIMRAFENYSENSSGPVTVIPYVNVAPYKSMHDAICNLAQDKLVPFIIIPFPENDNVHLVHHVAASIRKMNASFQAQAPCTLGILVDRHSRLSACNVDMFFNVGIFFIGGADDREALALGIRMGERATTRVSLFRFVVRNREYGNKIVLTREEREQEEEDLMMDEGLIDEFKSLKYGSGNVSWFEITVEDGVEVLDVVHSLEGNYDLVMVGKRHNDGYLNSDQLGTLIENAAILGILGDMLSSPEFCLGMIPVLVTQFGEVRRNTKKMDKLPSTDLSQKGFTVGK, encoded by the exons ATGGAGAATCCAAAACCAGGCAATGAAACATTTTATTGGGATTCGGAAGGGGAGTGGCATGTTTGTGTACGAAACAATAGAAACTTAGGGTCTTATGGCGTTTTCATTGAGGATCATCCATTCGGGTTTGTGCTTCCA GCCTCTACGAACACCCAAATTCATCTGCAACCTTCTCGTAAGCTTCAACGGTTTTCCTTGAAAATGAGTAGAAATGTTAATAATCAAGTTTTTGTCTTTCTGTAACTATGGTTTTCTTGTGTGATTGATTATGAAATGT AGGGTGGGATTGTTTTGGGCCCCACATTTCTGGGGCGCTCTAAGGCGTACAGGAGTGCTCTATTCCCAGAAAGACAAGCAACGGTGCTAATGTTTGCATGCGTATTAGGAGCCATATATTTCCTGTTCTTAGTGTCACTGAAAATGGACGTACTCATGACTGTGAGAGCCGCAAAAAGCACGTGGCGACTCGGAGTAATACCAGTATTCGTTTCATTTATAGCTCTCAACACACTCTTAAGCGTCTTCTATGCCCCTAAAATATCTCCTACATACATAGACGTTTCACGCATCTCAATAAGCTTTGCAATGGCCCTCAGCAACTTCCCCGTCATCTCTGATGCCTTGATCGAACTCAATCTCATAGCCACAGAGCTTGGCCAgatctctctctcttcctccaTTATCAACGACAACTTACAATGGGTATTGATCATCGTCCACAGCTTCGTCGACGAAGCTGACCTCAAAGATTCAATCAACTTGTTGGGAAAGTGGTCCCTATTCCTTTGTTTCATTTATTTCGTCCTGCGACCCACCATGAAGCTCATTGTAAGGATAACCCCGGTGGGGAAACCGGTGAAGGAGACCTACGTTGTCTTCATTCTTCTCACGGTTCTGCTGGTGTCGGTTATGGGAGACGTGATGGGAGTAAGCGGTCTGATGGGGCCGTTGCTTTTTGGGTTGGTGATACCGAGTGGACCACCCTTGGGCACAACACTCGTGGAGAAGTGTGAGATTCTCATCACCCAGTTTATGCTACCCTTCTTCTTCATGTACGTCGGAATGATGACCGATTTGTCTGCCCTCAGGGATTGGCGGTTGTTCTTGACTCTGCAGAGTGTGTTCATCGTGGGAGACTTGGCCAAGTTGGTGGCATGTATTTTGGTTTCTCTAACGTACAACATTAAGCCTAGATATGGCACATTGCTTGGCCTCACCTTGAACATCAAGGGACTAACTCAACTCATAGGTTTCACTAGACTCAAGAAATAcaag TTGTTGGATGAGGAGACATTCAGTCAACTGGTGTTCTGTGTGGTGGTTATCACCATGATCGTTACACCCTTGATCAGCTTACTGTACAAGCATCGGCCTCGAGTCCTACAGACAGCAAGCTTATACGAAGGCCGTGTCAGATCAATCCAAAGCATTCCAAGAGACGCAGAGTTTCGCATCATTTGTTGCGTACACAACGAAGAGAATGTGCGTTGTGCCACTGCTTTCATCGAAGTGTGCAACCCTGTGCTAGAGAGCCCCATATGCCTCTACGCCATACACCTCATTGAGCTTCTAGGAAAAAGCGCACCCATTCTCATTCCCATAAACTACAGACTGAAATCTTTGTCCGTTAATTATCCCAACACCAACCACATCATGCGAGCCTTCGAAAACTACTCTGAAAACTCAAGTGGACCGGTCACGGTTATCCCCTACGTCAACGTCGCACCCTACAAGAGCATGCACGATGCCATTTGCAACCTCGCCCAAGACAAGTTGGTGCCTTTCATCATCATCCCCTTCCCCGAGAACGACAACGTTCATCTCGTGCACCACGTGGCAGCATCCATCCGCAAAATGAACGCCAGCTTTCAAGCGCAAGCTCCATGCACGTTGGGGATTCTCGTGGACAGGCACTCCCGGCTGAGCGCGTGCAACGTCGACATGTTTTTCAACGTGGGGATATTCTTCATAGGTGGGGCCGACGACAGGGAAGCGTTGGCTTTGGGGATTCGGATGGGGGAGCGTGCGACGACGAGGGTGTCGTTGTTCCGGTTCGTGGTGAGGAATAGAGAGTACGGGAATAAAATAGTTTTGACGAGAGAGGAGCGTGAACAGGAAGAGGAGGATCTGATGATGGACGAGGGGTTAATTGATGAGTTCAAGAGCCTGAAATATGGCAGCGGTAACGTTTCATGGTTCGAGATTACGGTGGAGGATGGGGTTGAGGTGTTGGACGTAGTTCATAGTTTGGAAGGAAACTATGACCTTGTGATGGTGGGAAAAAGACACAATGATGGCTATCTGAATTCAGACCAATTGGGAACACTCATAGAAAATGCAGCCATTTTGGGAATATTGGGGGATATGCTGTCGTCACCGGAGTTTTGCCTTGGGATGATTCCGGTTCTGGTCACACAGTTTGGAGAGGTAAGGCGAAATACTAAAAAGATGGATAAACTACCTTCAACTGATTTATCTCAAAAAGGTTTTACGGTTGGTAAATAA